A stretch of the Acidilobus sp. 7A genome encodes the following:
- a CDS encoding ribbon-helix-helix domain-containing protein, with protein sequence MICLKLVTVKMPELYVKAIDELVKEEKFTNRSEVIRIAVRELLKRELWGETLLEEAPSLKADELVEA encoded by the coding sequence GTGATCTGCTTGAAGCTCGTAACTGTGAAGATGCCCGAGCTTTACGTGAAGGCCATAGATGAGCTCGTTAAGGAGGAGAAGTTCACAAACAGAAGCGAGGTCATAAGGATTGCAGTAAGGGAGCTCCTTAAAAGGGAGCTGTGGGGTGAGACGTTGTTGGAGGAGGCGCCTTCGTTGAAAGCCGACGAACTGGTGGAGGCTTAG
- a CDS encoding peptidylprolyl isomerase, producing MTIKDGDFVLINYVISVKSGDREVVGDTNKEDVAKSAGIYDANRKYEPYLVVLGRSQVIKAIDEQLREMDVGQKREFVASPDKAYGPYRDDLVIRLPIKQLNRYGIPPVVGRRVEVGGRVGVIRSVTERFAYIDFNHPLAGKDLKVELEVVGKLETLEDKVKYLVTRYMPISRDLVTVSQSDAGKIELQLPQEILGLSDLESRLQLLMGDLSSLLEVKEVKLVVNVMLSQAQETKQTEGQAHQGSQQPEAQQEQA from the coding sequence GTGACAATAAAGGACGGCGACTTCGTGCTCATAAACTACGTGATAAGCGTGAAGAGCGGCGACAGGGAGGTTGTGGGGGACACAAACAAGGAGGACGTGGCCAAGAGCGCCGGAATATATGACGCTAACAGGAAGTACGAGCCGTACCTTGTCGTTTTAGGAAGAAGCCAGGTCATAAAGGCAATCGACGAACAGCTGAGGGAGATGGACGTAGGCCAGAAGAGGGAGTTCGTGGCAAGCCCTGACAAGGCCTACGGGCCGTACCGTGATGACCTGGTCATAAGGCTTCCCATAAAGCAGCTTAACAGGTACGGCATCCCACCAGTCGTTGGAAGGAGGGTCGAAGTAGGCGGTAGGGTAGGCGTGATAAGGAGCGTCACGGAGAGGTTCGCTTACATAGATTTCAATCACCCCCTGGCAGGCAAGGACCTTAAGGTAGAGCTCGAGGTTGTGGGCAAGCTTGAGACACTGGAGGACAAGGTGAAGTACCTAGTGACAAGGTATATGCCGATTAGCCGCGACCTGGTGACCGTGAGCCAGAGCGACGCAGGCAAGATAGAGCTTCAGCTACCACAGGAGATCCTGGGGCTGTCAGACCTTGAGTCAAGGCTCCAGCTCCTCATGGGGGACCTCTCTTCTCTCCTTGAAGTTAAGGAGGTCAAGCTGGTAGTGAACGTGATGCTCTCACAGGCTCAGGAGACAAAGCAGACCGAGGGTCAGGCTCATCAGGGCTCTCAGCAGCCTGAGGCGCAGCAGGAGCAGGCCTAA
- a CDS encoding RsmB/NOP family class I SAM-dependent RNA methyltransferase, whose amino-acid sequence MDKHEWEKGDELIFSDRSTPEARRLAERYGYLPYIVERYLELLGGEAEELLEANEEPMSETIRCNDFKISCGELEARLGEAGFEIERVPFLPHGYIITKAPISPGATHEYLKGYYYLQDPGSMLVVYIMRPRPSATILDMAAAPGGKSTQILQLTRDSALLIAVEPKRDRVRALRSNLQRMGFSNYIIIKSDARNLKLNVKVDQVLLDAPSSGEGIIRKDKRRKTKTALSDLKRIHYLQLELLNKALDAVGSGGSVTYAACSTAVEEGEYVVHKVLQDRDYVATERPAGFPLSEAFEEYRGVKFDDRVKGCGRLFPHRQGTEGFFICNMRRLG is encoded by the coding sequence TTGGATAAGCATGAGTGGGAGAAGGGCGACGAGCTGATATTCAGCGACAGGTCGACGCCAGAGGCTAGAAGGCTCGCTGAGCGCTACGGCTACCTGCCTTACATAGTTGAGAGATACCTTGAGCTGCTAGGGGGTGAGGCCGAGGAGCTACTGGAGGCTAATGAGGAGCCTATGTCAGAGACCATCAGGTGTAACGACTTTAAGATAAGCTGCGGGGAGCTTGAGGCAAGGCTTGGCGAGGCCGGCTTCGAGATCGAGAGGGTGCCCTTCCTCCCCCATGGCTATATAATAACAAAGGCGCCCATATCGCCTGGGGCGACCCACGAGTACTTGAAGGGCTACTATTACCTGCAGGACCCAGGTTCCATGCTGGTTGTCTATATCATGAGACCCAGGCCCTCGGCCACAATTCTTGACATGGCAGCCGCCCCAGGCGGCAAGTCGACGCAGATACTCCAGCTTACCAGGGACTCAGCGCTGCTCATAGCTGTGGAGCCCAAGAGGGACAGGGTCAGGGCGCTGAGGTCAAACCTTCAGAGGATGGGCTTTAGTAATTACATAATAATAAAGTCAGATGCTAGGAACCTGAAGCTTAACGTTAAGGTTGATCAGGTTCTGCTTGACGCCCCATCAAGCGGCGAGGGCATAATAAGGAAGGATAAGAGGAGGAAGACTAAGACAGCACTCTCAGACCTAAAAAGAATCCACTACCTACAGCTAGAGCTCCTTAACAAGGCCCTAGACGCCGTAGGCTCTGGGGGCTCCGTAACTTACGCCGCCTGCTCCACCGCTGTGGAGGAGGGCGAGTATGTTGTGCACAAGGTTCTTCAGGATAGAGACTATGTGGCGACCGAGAGGCCTGCAGGGTTTCCGCTCAGCGAGGCTTTTGAGGAGTACCGCGGCGTTAAGTTTGACGATAGGGTCAAGGGCTGCGGCAGGCTCTTCCCGCACCGGCAGGGGACGGAGGGGTTCTTCATATGCAACATGAGGCGCCTAGGCTAA
- a CDS encoding nicotinamide-nucleotide adenylyltransferase gives MKKYKRLVFPGRFQPPHMGHINAIKYALDLADEVVVVIGSAQDSFSIRNPLTAGERLMLLKVVLSHEFGEDYCKRVYSVPIADVEMNKVWVQYLRMMLGDFDGVVSGNHLVLQLFRDAGLEALQQPMFNRGECNGTRIRQLILSGSDEWTRCVPSYLLPELDRLNFVERLRFVASET, from the coding sequence TTGAAGAAGTACAAGAGACTGGTGTTCCCAGGCAGGTTCCAGCCGCCCCACATGGGCCACATAAACGCCATCAAGTACGCCCTCGATCTGGCGGACGAGGTCGTGGTAGTTATAGGGAGCGCGCAGGACAGTTTCTCCATAAGGAACCCCCTCACGGCTGGCGAGAGGCTGATGCTACTTAAGGTTGTGCTAAGCCATGAGTTTGGAGAGGACTACTGCAAGCGCGTTTATTCAGTGCCAATAGCTGACGTAGAGATGAACAAGGTCTGGGTCCAGTACCTCAGGATGATGCTCGGCGACTTTGACGGCGTCGTGTCCGGCAACCACCTGGTGCTCCAGCTCTTCAGAGACGCCGGGCTGGAGGCCTTACAGCAGCCTATGTTTAACAGGGGCGAGTGCAACGGCACAAGGATAAGACAGCTCATACTTAGCGGCTCCGACGAGTGGACCCGCTGCGTCCCAAGCTATCTGCTGCCGGAGCTTGACAGACTGAACTTCGTTGAAAGGCTTCGCTTCGTAGCCTCAGAGACCTAG
- a CDS encoding adenosine-specific kinase: protein MSRLELKVIDVPIPEGSNVIIGRSHFIKTAEDLYEALVTSSPGIKFGLAFCEASGKRLVRREGNDEELIKTATDTCLKIGAGHVFVIYIRNTYPINVLNAIKHVQEVVSVDVATANPVKVVVADLGESRALLGVSDGFKPLGVESDEDVKERREFLRKIGYKL from the coding sequence GTGAGTCGCTTGGAGCTGAAGGTTATAGACGTCCCCATACCTGAGGGCTCTAACGTTATCATAGGCAGAAGTCACTTTATCAAGACCGCAGAGGACCTCTACGAGGCACTTGTGACATCATCTCCAGGTATAAAGTTTGGGCTCGCCTTCTGTGAGGCCTCAGGCAAAAGGCTCGTGAGGAGGGAGGGGAACGACGAGGAGCTCATAAAGACGGCCACTGACACCTGCCTTAAGATAGGGGCCGGCCACGTCTTTGTGATATACATAAGGAACACCTACCCAATTAACGTGCTTAACGCGATAAAGCACGTCCAGGAGGTCGTATCTGTTGACGTGGCTACGGCTAACCCCGTTAAGGTCGTGGTCGCCGACCTAGGCGAGAGCAGGGCGCTCCTAGGGGTCAGCGACGGCTTTAAACCTCTCGGCGTCGAGAGCGACGAGGATGTGAAGGAGAGGAGGGAGTTCCTAAGGAAGATAGGTTATAAACTATGA
- a CDS encoding AAA family ATPase codes for MCVTGMPGSGKSSFAKSLSSFLNAKLIVMGDVVREEVKRRGLPITITNVELVATELRKAYGRGAVGAKVAEMLRGSGEDYVIVDGVRSPEEISYLRSLGDLCVVAVHAAPSIRYTRQLSRAREGQLTLEELRFRDSKNLEYGIGDVIAMADYMIINEGSAKELEGEARRLAEAIRGGLWRGRCGGRG; via the coding sequence GTGTGCGTAACGGGTATGCCGGGCAGTGGCAAGAGCAGCTTCGCTAAGTCCCTCTCTAGTTTCCTTAACGCGAAACTGATAGTTATGGGTGATGTTGTCAGGGAGGAGGTCAAGAGGAGGGGCCTTCCCATCACAATAACTAACGTAGAGCTGGTGGCCACAGAGCTAAGGAAGGCCTACGGCAGGGGAGCCGTCGGCGCAAAGGTGGCTGAGATGCTGAGGGGCTCTGGGGAGGACTACGTCATTGTTGACGGCGTGAGGAGCCCTGAGGAGATCTCTTACCTCCGGTCCCTCGGCGACCTCTGCGTGGTAGCGGTGCACGCGGCCCCTTCAATAAGGTACACTAGGCAGCTCAGCAGAGCCAGGGAGGGCCAGCTGACCCTTGAGGAGCTGAGGTTCAGGGACTCCAAGAACCTAGAGTACGGCATAGGCGATGTGATAGCTATGGCTGACTACATGATTATAAACGAGGGCAGCGCCAAGGAGCTTGAGGGGGAGGCAAGGAGGTTAGCTGAGGCGATAAGGGGTGGGCTCTGGAGAGGTCGTTGTGGAGGCCGAGGTTAG
- a CDS encoding RNA-binding domain-containing protein, with protein sequence MGSGEVVVEAEVRPTESEDKVLRAIYNVFEPERVEKVQVGDHEIIRARATSLSSLLKLHRLLRVQEILEAARSYMLKEVRGDTVTILLHKQAAYESKVSLLSWASESPLGPIKISIKHPNIRDVIDWLAPQTSHGRALWEKGMPDP encoded by the coding sequence GTGGGCTCTGGAGAGGTCGTTGTGGAGGCCGAGGTTAGGCCTACTGAGAGCGAGGACAAGGTGCTGAGGGCCATATATAACGTCTTTGAGCCTGAGAGGGTTGAGAAGGTCCAGGTGGGCGACCACGAGATAATAAGGGCCAGGGCCACGTCCCTCTCATCGTTATTAAAGCTTCACAGGCTCCTGAGGGTGCAGGAGATACTTGAGGCCGCAAGGAGCTACATGCTTAAGGAGGTTAGGGGCGACACTGTTACAATACTGCTCCACAAACAGGCCGCCTATGAGAGCAAGGTAAGCCTGCTCTCATGGGCCAGCGAGTCACCCTTAGGGCCTATAAAGATCAGCATCAAACACCCTAACATAAGGGATGTCATAGACTGGCTAGCGCCCCAGACCTCACACGGCAGGGCCCTCTGGGAGAAGGGAATGCCTGACCCCTAG
- a CDS encoding ribonuclease Z, which produces MARQVELITLGTGAALPSLERQTAGYLVRDWMGNVVLLDAGEGVQQRLRQADVSPTKVEFIAITHGHGDHINGLPGLLGTMQLSGRKSKLTIVAPKYIADPIREMVEANKFEQQFPVEVIDVSGDEGSIVLSTQGRDSLALSWFRVCHSIEAYGYSLTWTLGPRLESPVEPLEARRLLQEGGEGLKVIRPFKLSYTGDTSPCDSVVRGASGANVLIHECTFEASMQAEASQYGHSTSVGAAQDALRSGAGKLILSHVSTRYEGYEALQLEQEARSVFPNSILAWDLARFVMNV; this is translated from the coding sequence TTGGCAAGGCAGGTAGAGCTGATAACGCTTGGCACAGGCGCGGCTCTCCCCAGCCTGGAGAGGCAGACCGCAGGTTATCTAGTAAGGGACTGGATGGGCAATGTGGTGCTTCTCGACGCTGGTGAGGGCGTCCAGCAGAGGCTAAGGCAAGCTGACGTATCGCCCACAAAGGTGGAATTCATTGCTATAACGCATGGACATGGGGATCACATAAACGGCCTGCCCGGCCTGCTTGGGACAATGCAGCTGAGTGGTAGGAAGAGCAAGCTGACCATAGTTGCGCCAAAGTACATAGCAGACCCTATAAGGGAGATGGTGGAGGCTAACAAGTTTGAGCAGCAGTTTCCCGTGGAGGTCATAGATGTCAGCGGAGATGAAGGCTCCATAGTCTTATCGACGCAGGGCAGGGACAGCCTCGCGCTGAGCTGGTTCAGGGTGTGTCACTCCATAGAGGCCTACGGGTACTCCCTCACGTGGACGCTTGGGCCTAGGCTGGAGTCCCCTGTTGAGCCCCTCGAGGCCCGCAGGCTACTTCAGGAGGGGGGCGAGGGCCTTAAGGTCATAAGGCCGTTCAAGCTGAGCTACACTGGGGACACCTCTCCATGTGATAGCGTCGTCAGGGGGGCCTCTGGCGCTAACGTGCTAATACACGAATGTACCTTTGAGGCTTCCATGCAGGCTGAGGCTTCACAGTATGGGCACAGCACTAGCGTGGGCGCAGCCCAGGATGCCTTAAGGTCTGGCGCCGGCAAGCTAATACTTTCTCATGTAAGCACCAGGTATGAGGGCTACGAGGCCCTGCAGCTGGAGCAGGAGGCGCGCTCCGTCTTCCCTAACTCCATACTAGCTTGGGACCTCGCTAGGTTCGTCATGAATGTCTAG
- a CDS encoding RsmD family RNA methyltransferase, producing the protein MLYAYLSGRHPRLPEEELKALIEAGGSTYRALLRLDQLAVFDSDVDKAVAAIHRAAFVKEVGTVLAFGSSDELPELVTKALELRGYRTYRLELTAIKVPPCCDLKGLIAKVPRSVASPSLSSANVVRTFVSEGAAIVGEPLAYSDMGDVKTRSPPVKPFWRSGELDVRLSRAMVNLSRPLEGGTFLDPFCGTGTLAVEAWLAWGGKVICMDLDKAMVHGSALNVRHVGAEALINRSNAAFMPLRDESVDSIATDPPYGRSTKLAGDSYSSLIELFLKESKRVLRSGGYAVYAGPTELRPYKYAVEQEFKVVSVLDQFVHSGLVRQIVVAKKPQ; encoded by the coding sequence GTGCTGTACGCTTACCTCTCCGGCAGGCACCCAAGGCTCCCGGAGGAGGAGCTGAAGGCCCTGATAGAGGCTGGCGGCTCAACTTACAGGGCCCTGCTTAGGCTTGACCAGCTGGCCGTCTTCGACTCAGACGTAGATAAGGCTGTAGCTGCCATTCATAGGGCTGCCTTCGTTAAGGAGGTGGGAACTGTGCTGGCCTTCGGCTCCAGTGACGAACTGCCAGAGCTGGTAACTAAAGCCCTGGAGCTTAGAGGCTATAGGACCTACAGGCTTGAGTTGACAGCAATTAAGGTGCCCCCCTGCTGTGACCTTAAGGGGCTCATCGCTAAGGTGCCTAGGTCGGTGGCCAGCCCAAGCCTCAGCTCGGCCAACGTGGTGAGGACCTTTGTGTCTGAGGGTGCAGCAATAGTAGGGGAGCCGCTGGCCTACAGCGACATGGGCGACGTAAAGACCAGGTCGCCACCTGTGAAGCCCTTCTGGAGGTCAGGGGAGCTTGACGTGAGGCTCTCGAGAGCTATGGTAAACCTCTCAAGGCCTCTCGAGGGCGGCACCTTCCTTGACCCCTTCTGTGGCACTGGGACTTTGGCTGTTGAGGCCTGGCTAGCCTGGGGCGGCAAGGTGATATGTATGGACCTGGACAAGGCCATGGTTCACGGCTCAGCCTTAAACGTCAGGCATGTAGGCGCTGAGGCCCTAATAAATAGGTCTAACGCCGCCTTCATGCCGCTCAGGGATGAGAGTGTGGACTCCATAGCGACAGACCCGCCGTACGGCAGGTCTACAAAGCTCGCCGGTGACAGCTACAGCTCCCTTATCGAGCTCTTCCTAAAGGAGTCCAAAAGGGTCCTAAGGAGCGGGGGTTACGCTGTTTATGCTGGCCCTACGGAGCTCAGGCCATATAAATATGCCGTTGAGCAGGAGTTCAAGGTTGTTAGCGTTCTCGACCAGTTCGTCCACTCTGGCCTTGTCAGACAAATAGTTGTGGCTAAAAAGCCCCAATAG
- a CDS encoding glycosyltransferase family 2 protein gives MLRLSQPLLSVVVPTYNERDNVAPLLERLTKALDGVDYEVVFVDDNSPDGTAKVIEDAAKVNPRVRLLLRTSRKGLATAILDGVGASRGKYVVVMDADLQHPPEVVAEMVRAAEGSGADIVVASRYAKGGRTRGWSPLRRLISWGATVISRLLVPESRRTSDPMSGFFLIRRDRVSLEGASPTGYKALLEILYRNPQAKVVEVPYTFMPRERGKSKLGTKVILEYLWHVIKISRPVRFALVGGVGTGVNEGVAALVLYLLGNYTAAFVGGIEVSILSNFALNDLWTFRDRRSGRWYSRLLRYHVMVAPAGLTIFFVAELLAKMFHVYALLALFIGILAGFVANYTLSSRNVWRFS, from the coding sequence GTGCTCCGCTTGAGCCAGCCGCTCCTGAGCGTTGTCGTTCCAACGTACAACGAGAGGGACAACGTGGCCCCCCTGCTCGAGAGGCTCACAAAGGCCCTCGACGGTGTGGACTATGAGGTAGTATTCGTTGATGATAACAGCCCTGACGGCACGGCCAAGGTCATAGAGGACGCAGCCAAGGTGAACCCAAGGGTCAGGCTCCTCCTCAGGACCAGCAGGAAGGGCCTGGCCACCGCGATACTTGACGGTGTAGGCGCCTCAAGGGGGAAATACGTCGTGGTTATGGATGCTGACCTCCAGCACCCCCCTGAGGTAGTCGCTGAGATGGTGAGGGCCGCGGAGGGCAGCGGGGCTGACATAGTGGTCGCCAGCAGGTACGCCAAGGGTGGCAGGACCAGGGGCTGGAGCCCCCTCAGGAGGCTGATAAGCTGGGGGGCCACTGTCATCTCTAGGCTCCTTGTACCCGAGTCCAGGAGGACTAGCGACCCCATGTCAGGCTTCTTCCTGATAAGGAGGGACAGGGTCAGCCTTGAAGGGGCCAGCCCAACTGGCTATAAGGCCCTGCTCGAGATCCTCTACAGGAACCCTCAGGCCAAGGTTGTTGAAGTCCCTTACACATTCATGCCGAGGGAGAGGGGGAAGAGCAAGCTCGGCACTAAAGTGATTCTTGAGTACCTCTGGCACGTCATAAAGATCTCCAGGCCCGTGAGGTTCGCCTTGGTAGGGGGCGTCGGCACGGGGGTGAACGAGGGCGTGGCCGCCCTGGTACTTTACCTTCTGGGCAACTACACGGCGGCCTTCGTGGGCGGCATAGAGGTCAGCATACTGAGCAACTTCGCGCTGAACGACCTGTGGACCTTCAGGGACAGGAGATCCGGCAGGTGGTACTCACGCCTGCTCAGGTACCACGTCATGGTGGCCCCGGCTGGACTAACAATTTTCTTCGTCGCAGAGCTCCTGGCGAAGATGTTCCACGTCTACGCACTCCTCGCGCTCTTCATAGGCATACTCGCTGGCTTCGTGGCCAATTACACGCTCTCCTCAAGGAATGTGTGGAGGTTTAGCTGA
- a CDS encoding metallophosphoesterase, whose product MGRSPALLHERSRTLIISDVHLGYEDSMASQGVFLPRLQLKKAKDVIKEGSRAEAQRLVIDGDLKHVFEKLTKGERTEVADLIRYALEEGYKEVALVRGNHDTFVGPLLKDFGVEVVEDYLDLGDGIIVTHGHKLIDSVKGASAVIIGHEHPSLEINLAGSKVKLQALLRAPLKGGGELIVLPAISLYQTGTSITPSPETYLSPIVKEMALLEDAMPIVVDREIGVIELPTLKELFSGII is encoded by the coding sequence ATGGGCAGGTCGCCAGCGCTGTTACACGAGAGGAGCCGGACCCTTATAATAAGCGACGTGCACCTCGGCTACGAGGACTCCATGGCCTCACAGGGGGTGTTCCTTCCAAGGCTTCAGCTCAAGAAGGCCAAGGACGTCATAAAGGAGGGGTCGCGGGCTGAAGCTCAGAGGCTCGTAATAGATGGAGACCTTAAGCACGTCTTTGAGAAGCTTACCAAAGGCGAGAGAACAGAGGTAGCCGACCTAATAAGGTACGCGCTTGAGGAGGGCTACAAGGAGGTGGCGCTGGTTAGGGGCAACCATGATACCTTTGTGGGCCCACTGCTCAAGGACTTCGGCGTTGAGGTTGTCGAAGATTACCTAGATTTGGGAGACGGCATAATTGTAACTCACGGACATAAGCTTATTGACTCAGTAAAGGGTGCCTCTGCCGTCATAATAGGTCATGAGCACCCCAGTCTTGAGATAAACCTTGCCGGCTCTAAGGTGAAGCTCCAGGCCCTGCTCAGGGCCCCGCTCAAGGGCGGAGGGGAGCTCATAGTGTTGCCCGCTATAAGCCTCTACCAGACGGGGACCTCTATAACGCCGAGCCCAGAGACCTATCTGTCGCCAATAGTGAAGGAGATGGCCTTACTTGAGGATGCCATGCCTATAGTAGTTGACAGGGAGATAGGAGTTATAGAGCTCCCAACCCTTAAGGAGCTGTTCTCTGGAATTATCTGA
- a CDS encoding TATA-box-binding protein, whose product MVNIENIVATIILENTLDLNLIEARIPDVDYNPDQFPGLVYRLQSPKITALVFKSGKMVVTGAKSVKQLVWAVKAILKKFMTKGIAVQGRPQIQIQNIVASANLNVVVDLEKAAFVLPHSMYEPEQFPGLIYRMDKPRVVLLIFSSGKMVITGAKRENEVYEAVNNIHKILEENKCVR is encoded by the coding sequence GTGGTTAACATAGAGAACATCGTGGCAACAATCATACTTGAGAACACTTTAGACCTAAACCTGATAGAGGCCAGGATACCTGACGTTGATTATAACCCGGACCAGTTCCCTGGGCTTGTCTACAGGCTTCAGAGCCCTAAGATAACAGCTCTCGTGTTCAAGTCAGGCAAGATGGTGGTCACAGGGGCTAAGAGCGTTAAACAGCTGGTGTGGGCCGTCAAGGCAATATTGAAGAAGTTCATGACAAAGGGCATAGCGGTACAGGGCAGGCCTCAGATCCAGATACAGAATATCGTGGCGTCGGCTAACTTGAACGTAGTAGTGGACCTGGAGAAGGCGGCCTTTGTCCTGCCTCACAGCATGTATGAGCCGGAGCAGTTCCCAGGGCTGATTTACAGGATGGACAAGCCCCGCGTGGTCCTTCTGATATTCAGCAGCGGCAAGATGGTCATAACTGGCGCCAAGAGGGAGAACGAGGTCTACGAGGCGGTTAACAACATACACAAGATACTTGAGGAGAACAAATGCGTCAGATAA
- the priS gene encoding DNA primase small subunit PriS, translating to MEGLSSTSRRGSSEGPREERVIEVERWTEREALKDIFKAYYDMDPPLVLPMDMARREFAIQPFEIDSYVRHLSFGDEHALRRFIKSKVPRHLYHSVGIYEIPGASSMEDKGWLGSELLFDLDLDHPGTCESELVDDECLVKGFEKAKVVARVISDMLGGKPLIYFTGHRGFHVRGLCSGCLSLGRDERLEIAKLVRAEGLDVSLLFPSKKGVRPAAPSPSDPGWRGLAASLGIDLRATSEDVGVDIDVMVTQDPSRLTRVPGSLNAKGGMIVTPLCDSFTPGPHLSPFRGSLDVKAIKALDQTSVMGFKVSLSNGEELSLPASVALYLYLSGYVTITGGEVVVRRNTGWWPIQGCDWTP from the coding sequence GTGGAAGGCTTGTCTTCTACGTCTCGCCGAGGATCGAGTGAGGGCCCTCGGGAGGAGAGAGTAATAGAGGTAGAGAGGTGGACTGAGCGGGAGGCACTTAAGGACATATTCAAGGCCTATTATGATATGGATCCTCCATTAGTGCTGCCCATGGATATGGCCCGCAGGGAGTTTGCAATACAGCCCTTTGAGATAGACAGCTACGTGAGGCACCTCTCCTTTGGTGACGAGCACGCGCTTAGGAGGTTCATAAAGTCAAAGGTTCCCAGGCACTTGTACCACTCCGTGGGCATTTATGAGATACCAGGAGCGTCAAGCATGGAGGATAAGGGGTGGCTTGGCTCTGAGCTCCTCTTCGACCTGGACTTAGATCACCCCGGGACCTGCGAGAGCGAACTTGTTGATGATGAGTGCTTAGTTAAGGGCTTTGAGAAGGCCAAGGTCGTTGCAAGGGTCATCAGTGACATGCTGGGGGGCAAGCCGCTCATTTACTTTACTGGGCATAGGGGGTTCCACGTAAGGGGTCTGTGCAGCGGGTGCCTAAGCCTTGGACGCGATGAGAGGCTTGAGATAGCGAAGCTGGTGAGGGCCGAGGGTCTTGATGTTAGCCTGCTCTTCCCAAGCAAGAAGGGCGTGAGACCCGCAGCGCCCTCGCCTTCAGACCCTGGGTGGAGGGGGCTGGCCGCGAGCCTTGGGATTGACCTGAGAGCCACGAGCGAGGATGTTGGAGTTGACATAGATGTGATGGTTACCCAGGATCCCTCAAGACTCACTCGTGTCCCGGGCTCCCTTAACGCCAAGGGGGGCATGATTGTAACTCCTCTCTGCGACTCCTTCACCCCTGGGCCCCACCTATCCCCGTTCAGGGGCTCGCTTGATGTGAAGGCCATAAAGGCGCTTGACCAGACCTCTGTCATGGGTTTTAAGGTTTCGCTCTCCAACGGTGAGGAGCTCAGCCTGCCGGCCTCGGTAGCCTTATACCTCTATTTGTCAGGCTACGTAACTATTACTGGCGGTGAAGTGGTTGTCAGGAGAAATACCGGCTGGTGGCCCATACAAGGCTGCGACTGGACACCATGA
- the pcn gene encoding proliferating cell nuclear antigen (pcna), with amino-acid sequence MQVLELVKLRFRNARTWVYIVGSIKNIIDEGVFLATSEGLSLRALDSSRVVMVDLFYPKEAFDEYSASGDEMFGVSFDVFNKVLARGQNDESLELQASGDSLIVAFEGRGRREFKIPQISLSVEKLPEPRISFSVMAKLMNSVFIDAINSVEEVADSITISAPSDDRLHFIGMGDVEKVEVELSKDDQNLIDIRVDSHDKATYSVEYFDDMIKAARGADQVTLQYAQDAPARVQFDYEGGGRLVFYVSPRIE; translated from the coding sequence ATGCAGGTGCTGGAGCTAGTGAAGCTAAGATTTAGAAACGCCAGGACATGGGTTTACATAGTTGGCTCCATAAAGAACATTATAGATGAAGGGGTCTTTTTGGCAACCTCGGAGGGCCTCTCGCTTAGAGCCCTCGACTCCAGCAGGGTAGTCATGGTTGACCTGTTTTACCCTAAGGAGGCCTTTGATGAGTACTCAGCGTCAGGCGACGAGATGTTCGGCGTCTCCTTCGATGTCTTTAATAAAGTGCTCGCCAGGGGTCAGAATGATGAGAGCTTAGAGCTCCAGGCCTCCGGCGACTCCCTGATAGTAGCCTTTGAGGGTCGCGGGAGGAGGGAGTTCAAGATACCTCAGATATCGCTGAGCGTCGAGAAGCTGCCAGAGCCACGCATATCGTTCTCTGTCATGGCCAAACTCATGAACTCTGTGTTCATAGACGCCATAAACTCCGTTGAGGAGGTGGCTGACTCTATCACGATATCGGCTCCCTCGGATGACAGACTGCACTTCATAGGGATGGGGGACGTGGAGAAGGTCGAGGTGGAGCTGAGCAAGGATGACCAGAACCTGATAGACATAAGGGTCGACTCGCACGACAAGGCTACTTATAGTGTGGAGTACTTTGATGATATGATAAAGGCCGCAAGGGGAGCTGACCAGGTCACCCTGCAGTATGCGCAGGACGCACCAGCGCGCGTTCAGTTCGACTATGAAGGCGGTGGAAGGCTTGTCTTCTACGTCTCGCCGAGGATCGAGTGA
- a CDS encoding 50S ribosomal protein L44e, whose translation MKFPKTIRTYCPRCKTHTEHTVTIYKAGKRRTLSEGQRRYLRKNEGYGSKRKPEQKRFAKTTKKVVLLITCTKCGYKRHILGIRLKKIELSEAVR comes from the coding sequence TTGAAGTTCCCCAAGACTATAAGGACCTATTGCCCGCGCTGTAAGACACACACGGAGCACACGGTAACTATCTATAAGGCTGGCAAGAGAAGGACCCTCTCAGAGGGCCAGCGCCGCTACCTCAGGAAGAACGAGGGCTACGGTAGCAAGAGGAAGCCTGAGCAGAAGAGGTTCGCCAAGACGACAAAGAAGGTGGTTCTCCTAATAACCTGTACCAAGTGCGGCTACAAGAGGCACATACTTGGCATAAGGCTGAAGAAGATAGAGCTGTCAGAGGCTGTGAGGTGA